The following proteins come from a genomic window of Streptomyces sp. NBC_01716:
- a CDS encoding NAD-dependent epimerase/dehydratase family protein: MGKVVLVTGVARQLGSRLVRRILRDSEVDRVIGVDAVTPEHSLGGADFVRADIRQPAIARVLAEHSVDTVVHMDVTGTPLGTGGRTAVKETNVIGTMQLLGACQKSPTVERLVVKSSTSVYGSAPRDPAVFTENTPPKSLPSGGFAKDAVEVEGYVRGFARRRPDVAVCVLRFANILGPAADSPLAEYLALPVLPTVFGYDPRLQFVHEDDVIDVLRIALHEPRRGTLNSGTFNIAGDGVLLLSQCSRRLGRPTVPVLLPAVTWVGSALRTLGVTDFSPEQIRLLTHGRVVSTDQMRETLGFVPTYTTAEAFTDFARSRGAGLLPPEAVADAVDRLATLVSKERI; encoded by the coding sequence TTGGGCAAGGTCGTGCTCGTGACCGGAGTGGCCCGCCAGCTCGGCAGCCGTCTCGTACGGAGAATTCTGCGCGACTCCGAGGTGGACCGCGTCATCGGCGTGGACGCCGTCACTCCCGAGCACAGTCTCGGCGGTGCCGATTTCGTACGGGCGGACATCCGCCAGCCCGCCATAGCGCGCGTCCTGGCCGAGCATTCCGTCGACACGGTCGTGCACATGGACGTGACGGGCACGCCGCTGGGCACCGGCGGCCGGACGGCCGTCAAGGAGACGAACGTCATCGGCACGATGCAACTGCTCGGCGCCTGCCAGAAGTCGCCCACCGTCGAGCGCCTGGTCGTCAAGTCGAGCACGAGCGTGTACGGCTCCGCGCCCCGGGACCCGGCCGTCTTCACCGAGAACACCCCGCCCAAGTCGCTGCCCAGCGGCGGCTTCGCGAAGGACGCGGTGGAGGTCGAGGGGTACGTACGCGGGTTCGCGCGCCGCCGTCCCGATGTCGCGGTGTGCGTACTGCGCTTCGCGAACATCCTGGGGCCGGCGGCGGATTCACCGCTCGCCGAGTATCTGGCGCTGCCCGTGCTGCCGACGGTCTTCGGCTACGATCCGCGGCTCCAGTTCGTCCACGAGGACGACGTCATCGACGTCCTGCGGATCGCCCTGCACGAGCCGCGGCGCGGCACGCTCAACAGCGGGACCTTCAACATCGCCGGTGACGGTGTGCTGTTGCTCTCGCAGTGCTCCCGGCGCCTGGGCAGGCCGACAGTGCCCGTTCTGCTGCCCGCGGTGACCTGGGTCGGCTCCGCGCTGCGCACGCTCGGTGTGACGGACTTCTCGCCGGAGCAGATCCGGCTGCTGACCCACGGCAGGGTTGTCAGCACGGACCAGATGCGCGAGACACTGGGGTTCGTACCCACGTACACCACGGCGGAGGCCTTCACGGACTTCGCACGTAGCCGGGGTGCCGGGCTGTTGCCGCCGGAGGCTGTCGCCGACGCGGTCGACCGGCTCGCCACCCTCGTCAGCAAGGAGCGCATCTGA
- a CDS encoding 30S ribosomal protein bS22: MGSVIKKRRKRMAKKKHRKLLKRTRVQRRNKK; this comes from the coding sequence GTGGGCTCTGTTATCAAGAAGCGGCGTAAGCGGATGGCCAAGAAGAAGCACCGCAAGCTGCTCAAGCGCACCCGCGTCCAGCGTCGTAACAAGAAGTGA
- a CDS encoding helix-turn-helix domain-containing protein, giving the protein MAAGSERPLNEVKFLTVAEVASVMRVSKMTVYRLVHSGHLPAIRVGRSFRVPEQAVHEYLRESFVGVESA; this is encoded by the coding sequence ATGGCTGCTGGCAGCGAGAGGCCTCTCAACGAGGTCAAGTTCCTTACCGTGGCGGAAGTCGCCTCGGTCATGCGAGTGTCGAAGATGACCGTGTATCGATTGGTGCACAGTGGTCATCTGCCGGCGATCCGGGTGGGCAGGTCTTTCCGGGTTCCGGAGCAAGCGGTTCACGAGTATCTCCGCGAGTCTTTCGTGGGGGTCGAATCCGCCTGA
- a CDS encoding phosphatase, translating to MPITNALRAHLLAARLAGPVATTREQSLRSYRLFAARDPRATLGLTPERAWHERDLLRLMADRCGVSGDPAHVSGGDVIDPERTLSSLDAFAERLGAAVGRRAPVLFGTGHPHRLIGFYAGLADALSAAGCVVLTPAKGRCIDITTRFGVRTYRLDYVRGVALVRESEASSAGSETGAHTHSPLPVRVALDGAAEAGGPLPELVVGDHGWVCGAGQLGIEAIGLADTDDPALFVGEAEGRVSVVVPVDDGVRSDYYRPLTRYVLNRACLSQ from the coding sequence GTGCCGATCACCAACGCCCTCCGGGCCCATCTGCTGGCCGCCCGACTGGCCGGCCCGGTGGCCACCACGCGGGAGCAGAGCCTGCGCAGTTACCGGCTCTTCGCCGCCCGCGATCCGCGCGCGACGCTGGGCCTCACCCCCGAACGGGCCTGGCACGAGCGTGACTTGCTGCGGCTCATGGCCGACCGGTGCGGAGTGTCGGGGGACCCGGCGCATGTGTCGGGCGGCGATGTCATCGACCCCGAGCGGACGTTGAGCAGCCTCGACGCCTTCGCCGAGCGGCTCGGCGCGGCCGTCGGCCGGCGGGCTCCCGTGCTGTTCGGAACCGGGCATCCGCACCGGTTGATCGGCTTCTACGCGGGGTTGGCAGACGCTTTGTCGGCAGCTGGATGCGTCGTCCTCACTCCGGCGAAGGGGAGATGTATCGACATAACGACCCGGTTCGGCGTACGCACATACCGCCTGGACTATGTACGGGGAGTCGCGTTGGTGCGGGAATCCGAAGCCTCGAGCGCGGGGAGTGAGACCGGCGCACACACGCATTCCCCTCTCCCCGTTCGGGTCGCGCTGGACGGTGCGGCGGAGGCGGGCGGGCCGCTCCCGGAGCTGGTCGTCGGAGACCATGGATGGGTCTGCGGGGCAGGTCAGTTGGGCATCGAGGCCATCGGGCTCGCCGACACCGACGATCCGGCGCTCTTCGTCGGTGAGGCGGAGGGCCGCGTGTCCGTCGTGGTTCCGGTTGACGACGGTGTCCGGTCCGATTATTACCGTCCACTGACTCGCTATGTGCTCAATCGAGCGTGTCTGTCACAGTAG
- a CDS encoding acetoin utilization protein AcuC: MTGRAQLMWDDAVTGYNFGASHPMDPVRLALTRELVRAYGLDSKVDVVSAPSAGDSTLRLVHRQEYVEAVRRYSADPRSADGSYGIGTPDDPAFAGMHEASALIAGQSVGAADAVWRGETNHAVNFAGGLHHAMPGAASGFCVYNDASLAVARFLELGAERVAYVDVDVHHGDGVQASFWDDPRVLTISLHEHPRTLFPQTGWPEETGGDAAEGSAVNLPLPAGTGDEGWLRAFHAVVPELLADFRPQALVTQHGADTHFEDPLAHLAVSLDAQRAVQASCHELAHAYVDEARWVALGGGGYSVVDVVPRSWTHLVAIAAHAPIDPKTPVPEEWRDEVYARTRESAPHRMTDGRTANWESWDAGYDPADRLDQAIIATRKASFPLRGLLP, translated from the coding sequence ATGACCGGTCGCGCGCAGCTGATGTGGGATGACGCCGTAACGGGTTACAACTTCGGGGCGAGTCACCCGATGGACCCGGTGCGGCTGGCACTGACCAGGGAGCTCGTACGCGCGTACGGGCTGGACAGCAAGGTGGACGTGGTCTCCGCGCCCTCCGCCGGGGATTCCACGCTGAGACTCGTCCACCGCCAGGAGTACGTCGAAGCGGTACGGCGCTACTCGGCCGATCCGCGGTCCGCCGACGGTTCGTACGGCATCGGGACACCCGACGATCCGGCCTTCGCCGGCATGCACGAGGCGTCCGCGCTCATCGCCGGGCAGTCGGTCGGCGCCGCCGACGCGGTATGGCGCGGGGAGACGAACCACGCCGTGAACTTCGCCGGCGGCCTGCACCACGCGATGCCCGGGGCGGCCTCGGGCTTCTGCGTCTACAACGACGCCTCGCTCGCCGTCGCCCGCTTCCTGGAGCTGGGCGCGGAGCGCGTCGCGTACGTGGACGTGGACGTGCACCACGGGGACGGTGTCCAGGCGTCGTTCTGGGACGACCCGCGCGTGCTGACCATCTCGCTGCACGAGCATCCCCGCACGCTCTTCCCGCAGACCGGCTGGCCGGAGGAGACGGGCGGGGACGCGGCCGAGGGGAGCGCGGTCAATCTGCCGCTGCCCGCGGGGACGGGCGACGAGGGATGGCTGCGGGCCTTCCACGCCGTCGTACCCGAACTGCTCGCGGACTTCCGGCCGCAGGCGCTGGTGACACAGCACGGCGCCGACACGCACTTCGAGGACCCGCTGGCCCACCTGGCGGTGTCGCTCGACGCGCAGCGCGCCGTGCAGGCCTCCTGCCACGAACTGGCGCACGCCTACGTCGACGAGGCCCGCTGGGTCGCTCTCGGCGGTGGCGGATACTCGGTCGTGGACGTCGTGCCGCGTTCCTGGACGCACCTGGTGGCGATCGCGGCGCACGCGCCCATCGATCCGAAGACGCCGGTGCCGGAGGAGTGGCGGGACGAGGTGTACGCCCGTACGCGTGAGTCCGCGCCCCATCGGATGACGGACGGGCGTACGGCGAACTGGGAGTCCTGGGACGCGGGTTACGACCCGGCCGACCGGCTGGACCAGGCGATCATCGCGACCCGCAAGGCGTCCTTCCCGCTGCGAGGGCTGCTGCCCTGA
- a CDS encoding MFS transporter, translating into MTGIPVNTDVRLRHGRVALALSFLVQGVAFALLVTRIPAIQDRYGISDGLLPVFLAAVPILAGVGSVLTEKIVAHMRPRVVLRWAQPVVLLALLGVAAGDQMWQLAVALGGFGLSVGALDASMNMLGVRLQRAYGRSIMPGFHATYSLGGIAGASLAWAGAHWDLSLLVSYLPVVVVLLPAALVGSRWYTEADTDTDTGTNTGDAKATTAGSVAFKALLPLCLVMTFAYIGDSTVSNWSAKYLQDVLGSSDEVATVPYNAYMVTTLLGRAAGDLGVRRFGPVAVVRFGALFAAAGFAVVALAPGAWVGILGFTVLGFGLCVLVPQCFAAAGRMFPGASDAAVARLNIFNYVGFLIGSPLVGALGDLWSYRGAMLVPMLMILVTLVYAPSFADGAARYGGRHDRSRAADVG; encoded by the coding sequence ATGACAGGCATACCGGTCAACACAGATGTGCGGTTGAGACACGGACGGGTGGCCCTGGCCCTGAGCTTCCTCGTGCAAGGGGTCGCCTTCGCTCTCCTCGTCACGCGCATTCCCGCCATCCAGGACCGGTACGGGATATCCGACGGACTGCTGCCGGTGTTCCTCGCGGCCGTGCCGATTCTCGCCGGTGTGGGCAGCGTGCTCACCGAGAAGATCGTCGCGCACATGCGGCCCCGCGTCGTACTGCGCTGGGCCCAGCCCGTCGTGCTGCTCGCTCTCCTCGGGGTGGCCGCCGGTGATCAGATGTGGCAGCTCGCCGTCGCGCTCGGCGGGTTCGGGCTGTCGGTCGGTGCTCTCGACGCGTCGATGAACATGCTGGGCGTGCGCCTTCAACGGGCGTACGGGCGCAGCATCATGCCCGGTTTCCACGCCACGTACAGCCTCGGGGGTATCGCCGGGGCCTCGCTCGCCTGGGCCGGCGCGCACTGGGATCTGTCGCTGCTGGTGTCGTATCTGCCGGTCGTCGTTGTGCTGTTGCCGGCCGCGCTCGTCGGGAGCCGCTGGTACACAGAAGCGGACACGGACACGGACACTGGCACCAACACCGGTGATGCGAAAGCCACCACCGCCGGCAGCGTGGCCTTCAAGGCCCTCCTGCCCCTCTGTCTCGTCATGACCTTCGCCTATATCGGTGACTCCACCGTCTCCAACTGGAGCGCCAAGTACCTCCAGGACGTCCTGGGGAGCTCCGACGAGGTCGCCACCGTCCCGTACAACGCCTACATGGTCACCACCCTTCTCGGCCGCGCCGCCGGTGACCTCGGCGTACGCCGCTTCGGCCCGGTCGCCGTCGTGCGGTTCGGGGCGCTCTTCGCCGCCGCCGGGTTCGCGGTGGTCGCGCTGGCGCCCGGCGCGTGGGTGGGGATCCTGGGGTTCACGGTGCTCGGGTTCGGGCTCTGCGTCCTCGTGCCGCAGTGCTTCGCCGCCGCCGGGCGGATGTTCCCGGGCGCCAGCGACGCGGCTGTCGCCCGGCTGAACATCTTCAACTACGTGGGGTTCCTGATCGGTTCTCCCCTCGTCGGCGCCCTCGGTGACCTGTGGAGCTACCGGGGCGCGATGCTCGTACCGATGCTGATGATCCTGGTGACCCTGGTGTACGCCCCGTCGTTCGCCGACGGTGCCGCCCGATACGGTGGCAGGCATGACCGGTCGCGCGCAGCTGATGTGGGATGA
- a CDS encoding HAD family hydrolase, with protein sequence MRYALIIFDNDGVLVDSEPLSNTILAGYLTELGHPTTYEDSLRDYMGAAVHRVHDLVRERTGQQLPADFDDTLHRRVFAAFERELEPVEGVTEVLGKLVADGQPYCVASSGSHERIRVGHRKTGLDRWFEPGIVFSAQDVGRGKPAPDLFLHAADRMGVDPARCVVVEDSPLGLAAARAAGMDVYAFTAMTPAEKLPGATGYFSSMAELLELLG encoded by the coding sequence ATGCGCTATGCACTGATTATCTTCGACAACGACGGCGTCCTCGTCGACAGCGAGCCGCTTTCCAACACCATCCTTGCCGGCTATCTCACCGAGCTCGGTCATCCGACCACGTACGAGGATTCCCTCCGCGACTACATGGGCGCCGCGGTCCACCGGGTGCACGACCTTGTACGGGAGAGGACCGGGCAGCAGCTGCCCGCCGACTTCGACGACACCCTGCACCGTCGCGTGTTCGCCGCGTTCGAGCGGGAGTTGGAGCCCGTGGAAGGTGTTACCGAGGTGCTGGGCAAGCTGGTCGCCGACGGGCAGCCGTACTGTGTCGCGTCGTCCGGGAGCCATGAGCGGATCCGGGTGGGACACCGTAAGACCGGGCTGGACCGGTGGTTCGAGCCCGGGATTGTCTTCAGCGCGCAGGACGTCGGGCGCGGCAAGCCGGCCCCCGATCTCTTTCTGCACGCCGCCGACCGGATGGGCGTGGACCCCGCGCGGTGCGTTGTTGTCGAGGACAGTCCGCTCGGGCTGGCCGCGGCGCGGGCGGCCGGGATGGATGTGTACGCGTTCACCGCGATGACCCCTGCCGAGAAGCTGCCGGGGGCGACGGGGTACTTCTCCTCGATGGCCGAGCTCCTGGAACTGCTTGGTTGA